DNA sequence from the Bombus huntii isolate Logan2020A chromosome 16, iyBomHunt1.1, whole genome shotgun sequence genome:
aGATAtagtaaaaaagaatataaaatgtactaaaataaagtattcgaaaatctttaatattgTAGAGGTGCAGAGTTTGAGACAAAAGTGTCGAGAATTCGAACAACAGCAGGAGAAAGCGAAGAAAGCTCACAACGAAGTAGAATCAAGCATGAGTAGCTCgattaataatttacaatcTGAAGTGCAGAgtagaaaaaacaaaatagCAAAGGTAATCGATTTTGTGTTTactgtattaaatattactttattatttaataaatatcaaatatttatatctttattttcgcTGAATTATCAcattgttatttaattattctataaatattaaatgcaTATAAAAGGATATTGAAGAGAAGGACAAACTGCAGAATCTAATAACTAAAATGAAGACTATggaagaaagaataaaacgAGACATAGAGGtttgttcaattttttaatttttcatgcatgtttcgttattttttatatttgtaagtattattgtattatataggACCCAACAGTTTCTGATCCTggtaaaaagataaaagaggaACTAAACTCTGCCATCCAGGCGGAAGAAACaaagttaaaaaatttaacgatgGAAAAAGAATGTTTAAAAGAAACCACCGTGGTAAACGAAAAACAAACGCAGATGTGGAATGATATATTATCGTAAGTAAAATACATagtgtattaaaaaaatgacGTGTAAAAGTACATATCTTTTTTAGAGtgtttaaatgtaaaataaaatgtgcCGAGGAAAGTAAACAATCGAATGGAATCGTCGTACGACGAGGAGGAGCAGAAACGTTGGTTTTACAGTAATATATATTCAGGAAAAGATATTCAGTGAAATTGTCGGCATTGGAGATATGTATATCGAATTAACAAAACTTTAATCacataaaaaatacaatttaaatttacagATTTTCGTGATCGATTcggtaatttaaaaattagattgAGACAGTTACATATATTCAAAGTAGAATTGAAAGATATATAACACTATATAACTTTCATTCAGTAACATTTTTTAACGTTAAATTTATAAACACTAACAATTGATTATTTTGAAGAAAGTATACGCTAAAGTATTTAATATCACACTTCTACGAATGTTTTGTTTCTGAAATATGTGTTCTAAATGTATTTCACGAAACAATATTATGCTATGCTTGTACATGTCTTGTATTAAAATACAAcattaaatatatctttttacaATATGTGTTGAAAGAGCTGAATTTAATGAAGTTGTAGCcgagaaataataaatgttaacATTTTTTCAACTTTAACAAAAGTCTCATTCATACCTCggttgttttatttgaaatttattcttttttgttcttttaatCAAGTTCATTTTTACTCAGCTCTAATTATACCTACTAAGGAATTCAGGTTCTTTTACGGTTCGAATATGATTAGTTCAATCACTAATATTAAGTGATATGTCATCGAGATCTATGAGTGAACGTGTACTAGTCAATTATTACAACGTCTAGGATATAAAATGCGCATTTTTGTCCGAAGGGAAAATCCTATTTCTCCTTTGGCATAGATATATAAAACATAGtttctttgaaaaaataatattttagttGTTCGAGTCAATATTCTACTTGGTATCTATCATAATTAGAATAAATGCAATACTATTGTCTAATAcctataataataatggtaaatgcaatagtaaaataatatatgatatattatacTCTTACGTGAAGATTCCAGTTTCAGTAGTAGAAATTCAGCTACAAGAATAATTGCTAAAGGCTTTTAAAATCCTCaaacaattttcttctctttcttttatgttattattCGAAACAAGAGAACAGTACCAAAACATCtagaatttcattatttacttTAGTAAAAGTAAGTCGTTCTATCTGTACACTTTTAACTAACATTCAACTATTCATGAGATATTTAGCACTTTTACTCACTACTGTACAAAGAAATACATTTTGGTTCGTAATATGTATCACGAGATGATATACAAACTGCGCGTGTCAACATTTCTGCGAATATTTTACTCGAGAAGTTCGAGTTGACAATTATATAGAAATACTGAAATCTTTCGTCTCTATTAATATTCAACGTTCATAACGGTATAAACCAACGTGAAAGTCTGAGTAAACATTATACGTTGAGCATATATGTAGTATTAATTGGAGTAAAAAGAATTCTTGCGATCGCGAAGAGCATTCTAATTGTTGCTAAATAACATTATACGATTATACTTAATAATTCACAGCATTTcaagtatatatgtatatctttcTTTCGATTCGACGTTCACGTCGGAGAGAAAGGGAATGAATAACGTTCATCAGACGATCGTTAAATGCAATAAATATCGACTACAATGAATCATTGAATGATCAGGTAAAAATCCTTGCCTTAAGAAAGTGGCAGTGTTTATGACTTCTAGATTTACGATTATcataaatcctttaacgaggtgCATTGTACCTATTTCAAAACAACGATTACGCTAAACTGATCTATGTGGTCTCTAGTCGTAATATACTGCTCAAAATAGCTAGATTATTATCTATATATCGACAGCTATCAACGCTGTGGAAACTAAACTTTCCTAATATCTTATAGTATTTTCATTCGTGCCTAGATTTCGAATTATTTCGAGCAGTATAATGTAATtcacaatatttataattctataaacAGAAGAGGAAATTCTCTCTTAACCCTTGACAAAGGCTGTGTCAGTTTTATCGTTGctaacattattattattgttgttgctATTTTTAGAACCAACTGCGCTCAAAGCTATTCCCAATTGAGCCGCATAGTACGTTAACATTATAGAAACCTGAAAAATACTTTGACGAGTTAACAAAAAAAGGACAATAAAGAAAATCGTattgaaaatatgtataaagatATTATGTATCAAAATCATTATACCTGAGAATAAGGTAGGGGAGTATGAAAATAGTGAAATCCGAGCAGCGTATCAGATATGAGGAAACATATACTACCAATGCAGCTGCATAATTTAGTCCACGTCCATAGCTCCTGACGAAGAAATACGATTTATTCAATAGATCGTGTATGATGAAAATAGTGACTGTACTTTACAGCACAGTGCTTTCCAGTTGTATTATTTTTGCTCGGAAAATTGGTAGCGAAAGTTAAGGAAGATTTATCTAGAATTCGGATTTTCGTAATCTGTAATTTTACGAGTCCTTTTTTGGCAAATTTCTCGTCTTTCTCGATAATGAATTTCTTCGAATAACTTTTAAATCATAAATAAACTACGaatatatttatgcaaatccatgcttttataaatatagttGAAAAAGTGGGATTAGATTTGttttactaaatattaaaCCGATActatattttggatattttatatacatatatctttgtataatatgtaataaatatataaaaatctgcagtctaataaataataacagtTAATCAATTTAACCACATGTGTTGGATagaaattcataataaaaacgTTACGAACTTCTCGAACGATCTAATATAATCCTTTCATGAACGGATACATCTCCTTTAATctgaataattgaataaaagccttcttaaattataatttatttataacacgCAGCCTCGTCCCTTTCGACGTGATGAACAAGGAAGCATGGTACGTAGATGCACGTGGTCAAGGTGTAGGCCATCTCCTACCCATCTTGTTTTTACATGACTCGTTTCACCCTTTAGTTGGATCAGTGGATCGTGTTACACTCAACGTAACAAAACATGTAACTCAATTTATCTACAGCTAATCTAATTTTCTGCTAGATAAAAGGCAGGAAGTGAGTCAAACGATccatgaaaattccaaaagacTGGAAAACACCGTGTGTAAACAAAACAaaacttttcattttttttctacttttctcTGTACTTTGTAAAATTGCACTCTAGAGATTGCCCTCCACGCCATGGTGGTTAGTAACACCGTGTAAACAGGAACCCCAATCACCAGAATTCCATTCAGACCAGGCATTAAAGCATATATGACTGAAAAatacgatttttttttttttatttttccaaaagcttgtttaatttttgtatatgtAGGATGTCTCGATAATCATGGTGCAATCGACAGGAggatgattctacgtgaaaagaTACGTTGGAATTGTAGAACAAAGAGTTTTCATACAACAAATGTGGAAATGGTTATTGAGATACCATATTTAATCAgtatgtttatttttataatgagGACGGAGGATTATTCGTAGactacggatttttatgcaaattggTTTTACGAACTCAATTAAACAAATGGAATCTAACAATAAgtagaaatttctttcattcatTAAGTCCTATACATTggatatttcgtatatttttttgcaattCTAAAATCcatataaatgcataaaaattcgcagtctGATTATTCTTGACTTACCTAGCGAACACAACGCGTATAAAATTGTACCTAACATTATGTTAAGCGGTATAAAACCGAATGCACTGATGTACATGATTTGGGCCAGGGCAAACATGCACATCCCTGGCGTGAAACAACTAGGCCAAACCAATAGCGCATCTCCTATGCAACTGAATATCAACCCTGTCAATATTCGTCTGGAGAACCTGTATCTGAAAAATAAGACCGTCAATCGTAAGTGTCTCTCTCGGAATATTCAATTTCCAAAACTAAATGGAATAGCGATGTTTAATGTTAAAACAAAAGTAGCAATAACAGTAatactagaactaccgattttacttaatttttcttaaaaattgcatggcaaattttattaaaaattttatgaaaaatctTTAGAATTACAATGGTGCATTCTTTGGCCTTTTCCtgagattttttaaaaatttatagttTATAGGTAGTTCCAATACTAAATAGGTTCCATAATAGCTTTATtcataaatgtatattatCAGCTATAAGTATCAACACTAATCGACAAATACATTTAGCCAAAGACATTACTTCCATCATGGCAGAAATGggcatatatattttatttaacaaataaattttacataatacgacaacattatatgttaataaaattattcgttatttatctttttataagtatttgaaatgataaataattctattataaataattaatgaaactGAAAATTTCAGATGATTATTGCCCAGCTCTGATCCAAGATTCCAAGCAAACAGAAGTACAGAGAAGCAGTGAAGAAATATTCCAGCGTACACTTACATTTTCAGGTGACTTTTTCGgttgtaatatttttcaatcaaTGTTCATCTTTTATAAAgtgatataatttttttttttttgtttaaaatattacagaaatatcGTTAACATATATATTGCCGGCTGTCGAAACGTAATAGCGATCATTTCGTACGTTACATAGGAAGAAGAGCAATCATCGGTATGTACGTCACAAGGCCGACGCAGAACGTTATATTCTGCCTCGTAATAAATCGATCCTCTTCTTTGTTTCCAACGGAAAATTTCTCTTACGAGATCAATCGAGAATTTCACGCGATCTGTGGAGTGCGAAAATCGTTAAAAAGAACAAACTTGGCGGgacgtttaaaaatatgtgCGTTACCGATTAGGAAAAAAAAGTGACCTGAAAATAAGCATGTAAGCGAGGTCGTATGATAAATGGCTAGCACCTACGAGTAGCCACGGAAATGTAACATTGACTCGATTAACTCGTATCTTCCGCTCAGTTAAACGCTTGTTCGTTAGAAGTATCATTTTGTAGATATAATATGACATATGTATAGTAACTCacaaaactatttaaatatctATAAACATTCtgtatgaatatattatacgtGTTATATATTACACACGTTTTCTAAACATTTTCGGATTTTATTACCACCATAATGAATCGTGGCTACcatgattatattggtaaaatttcaGCCGAATTTAAAAATGGAAGCTACAAAATATTTAGTGCAAGTAcaaaatatcttgtaactattatactatatactatatactatatatattatagtgtATCATATATTTATGCAGACAAAAGAGTATTAAATCAGAATTATTAGTTTTGCAGAGAACTACtaacaatatttaaagtaCGATGTAAGATCAACTGTTAGAATATGTTTCATTCCATTGCACTTACAAAACATTTGTTATGTTCATTTAGATTTAGAaacattttcctttcttcgaaATTGATGATCTATGTTATTTTGACCAAAATCTTCAGTTtgacttatatttatttgatcaaCCAGTATCTGACACAATTGAGTTTTACAAAAATGATTCGAATTAACCACAGACCACGAATAAAGGACATACTTATCCTGGTTTGGCTAAAATTTAACTTATATCTTTTTGTTCACCCATcattgatatatatattttcagattggtattttatcgatataatcATGATAGTCGTATCATactaatatatacataaaaattgccCATGTTAAATGTTGAAGTGCTTTAATGAGCCACTGTAAACGGCAATAACTACGTTGCGTCGTTAAGTTGATAATAAAAACGGAAACACGGAGGTCGATAAATTACCCCCGGTTAATACTTCTCGATTTTATCTCCAAAATGCATGGGGCGCTAGTGACACTACTGGTGCGATTTCTCATTTTCATTGCTTTCTCTTTactttttcttcaaatttttcaatgcacgtatattaatttgaaataaaaaattgaaacaacCATTTAATAGAGTGTTATTGAGTTGCAGAACAAGAGGCGTGAGACAAAAAGGATCGGCACATGCAAAATTCTGTCGCACTTACTCCTGCGATAAACTAATTCCATGTAGAAGAACAAAGACGATAAGACTTATAATTGGCAAACACTTGAAACATGCCGTCAGCAGGGATGGCTGCTCGGCcagtaatataaaatacacgGACACGCTTTTAAAGAATGGGACTAGCTTTGGGCCGACACTTTTTAACTGGAACAGACAAAACATGAAATCGGAATCGAATGGCCGACCGTGAACGTGACTGACGCCTTCTTAACCGAAACGCTACTGTACTAACAATAACGATCTTTTCTTAACACGTTCACTGACACATgaactttctatattttaccCTGGAAAAGAGAATGAAATATACTTCACCgtaatattgaatttttgcATTATATTCTTCCGCATTTTTATTATGCGCAATTGCGCATAATTTAATCTAAGTTATTCACATTGTTGAAAATCGTTTAGTGcggaaaaattttttttttaatcatgTTAAAGAATTTGATGATCACTGTGACAGTAAACGTGTTAATCCATTTGAATGCTCTCGTTATCAACTActaatcttttctttttattttacttttaattccCCTTAATTGTtctcattatttttatttttagaatacggatttttatgtatttataggaaattcgaaaatgcaaaataatttacaaaaatttaaaaatattcaggTATGGGAGTctctataatatttaataggtaaaacaattttttatctaggttccattttttaaattatatttgtaatattatacgaaatattacgttcataaagatatgaatttgcatagaAATCCGCAATCTACGTATTTTACTTTTGTACGATTTTATTATATAGCGtctaacaaaaaattaatgaattttaattaatttaaatctttcttttctttgtttcccTTCGATATTAAGTACCTCACAGTTAGTTTTATTTTGCGACAtaattaacatatattttcataaacatAACTTATTTCGCAAGATAGTTATATATACCAAATTTTTCCGAAACGCATGCGGTGCGTCATCgattttatatgttatatgtataaattacgCTTAATATGacacatttattattttactcaTTGAACCAGTCTCAGCAAACAGAGTGTTAGGGAagaataattttgttaatgcGTCTAATTGTAAGTTATTTATGCGTGTGTAATGGGTGtttgttattataaaaaagtttAAGAAGTTAtgtaaaatgtttgaaaagaAAAGTTAATAGTTTTAAGATACACATATCTTGTATGGGGCATgaagaatgaaagaaaggaaagataaaCAGATACAAAAGATAAGATAATAGAATAGTACATTATCATAATGTAGAAACATAATGGTTTGTTAATTGTTGCTCTATACCCTTGTGCAATCATAATATTTGTTTGAGTTTAAAACTCATGAAAGACAAACTAGATTATCATGATAAAGATAAACCAAAGAATAGTTCTATGCACTTTAAACTTGGTACTATATGCAAATAGTTGGAAGTTATAAAAATTCCAATGATATAATTCCAATAAAACAGTCAATTTAAATGATGATTTGAATAGAATGCAGAATTGGAAGGAATTAATTTCCAAGGACTGATTTTATTCTTTGTCTGggacaaaaatatatttcaataaaacattacatgtactgtataacgttactttataatgttaattGATCAATTATAGAATCAGTGGAAGATTGCAGAGTAACTTAATCAGGATAGTTAAAGAGTATTCAGTGGCACTTAATTTTCATATCAATAAGAGCAAATTTAATTCATATAGTTGCAACAATGTATACTTCACTAATTAgattatacggtatatcgcGTTAAGACTAAGTATTTAAAACGTCGTACTTCCTATAACAAAAAACTGACAACGAAAAGTAATAGATCGAtttgaaacgaagaaaaacgaacgaaTCCTTTATGTTCTTATTGCCAGCTGGCGgaaataaacgtaaaaacAAACTGACTCAGGCAATACTACCAACATTAGTTATTAATAGCCCGTAAACAAAAACGAAAGTCAGTCAGCGCTGAACGCAAAAAAGGTAGCGCTTGTTCAAAACAAAGAGAACAGCTGTTCAATGGAATGttcttttgtaatttttgAGTTTCTGTATTTtaccataataaaaaggaagaagaatcTTTCGAGGTCTTTGTTCTACGAAGGAGAAAATAACGAACCTGCATCTGAGAATTGTCAAAATGTGGAtaacaagaaaaatatataaattcaaCAAAGACTGTTGGAAAGATTATTTGGAATTGAAAAAtcaataagaaaaaatattgcttacCACTTGTGCAGGAGATgacattttcaattaaacCGTAATTTTTCGATCTGAATAATGACATGCACCTACATACACGATATTTTCCACTGAACTGTCAGTTACCATACAATTGCCACAGTAGACTGTTCCCCCAACTGCTGCATTATTTCTCTCCGCGTGAACAACATCGTTTCCTATTGGTTGATCTTGTAACAATAGCTTACGGTGACCAATAGAGGTTAGGTCCTTTTCTTTTAACCCTAGAACAGACATGTTTCTAACACTGTCATGCCGCGGGCAATATGAAGATACGTCAAGTAGATGGAGTTTTTTGTAATCTCACAGTGGCTCAGTaaagtatgtaaatatttatataaaccTTTTGCGAATATAATCATGAATATATTTCTTGAGTGTACAGTGGCTCACGAAAGTGCTCAAACACTTTTAAAGACATTTTATgcgtatattatacaaaacaatttgaaatttcgttactATAACGAAACACAACTATCGTGATTACATTGGTAAAGTTTGAACCGAATCTAACAATGTACTAGGTTAATACATACGACATGTCTTTTTTCGAGTTAGATTTTAACCTTACGTCGTAATTTTTCTAGAACATTATACATCTAATTATAGTAATTTCTACATGATTCAGTTTATGAAATTGATCAATGTGGCATTTGTATTGTTCAAATACTACCCCTAATTTGCATATTAAAGAGGAATAACAAAAAACGCCGAAGACTGTCTCATCATAgtgctaataaaatttcaaaatgttttacataACACTTGATATCACATACATACCCTACTAAATATGTTATACTAAAGTGTTCAAAGTTTTCCACACCAAGTGttcaaattttcataaatcacAAAGTTTTCTCTTTTACTAAATCTTGCATGTTAATACTTgaagattaaaataaattttagtaAATCAAATGAGttatattaaaagtatataataaaaactaACGAATAACGTGGTTCTTTCGTAATTTAAAATGTATCGAATCAGTCGAGATGACGTAACTCTCGATTGCACTGTTTGAAAACTTTCGACCTTGCATGAtggataataaatatatgtattatcaAAAATTGGTATTATGAaagatatttacatataaatatatatttatttatatctaagTATCGTCTTCTGAATCCAATTAAAGCGattcgtaataaattacatgagatatatagaaattaaagAACAATCAAATTAAAGTCTTTTtgtaatttgaaatatatcgaatcgatCAAGATGGCGTGAATCTCGATATTTTATCGTTACAAGGTTTTAAGTTTTGTGTAATTcgataataaatgtattatgAAGGATGATTCAATTTTCCTATTCGATTTAACTAAATgaaaggaaataatttattgtaagGTTATCGGATATAAAAGTGTTATGgctacttataaattatatttgataaaatactCTATTATTATGCCTGACTGGAATACAATAATTGTACAATAGTTGAAACACAGTAATACTAGTAATTGCTGCaacaaaattgaaatgaaGAAAGGTTTATTCTAGAATCAGAATTCCCCAAATCTGCCGAATGATATGTGAAAAGTACTTTATAGCAATATAATACCTATAGgtaaagtaaatattttattatcgacTTTCATATTTATTAGCAACCTGTATCAAATAGAGTCAGCGAAATGAGAGCACAGTTTCAAAGTTATAATATTCGTTATCTATTAAATCGAACAAAAGATAGAatgcaatttattatttaataatgcGTCGATCCGATCTGCTATCTATAACATCCGTTTTGGCAACGAATGATACAGTTTTCAAATATAACCCTGTGAATATATTGTTCCATTCTTCTTCAAGGCACTTTTgatatgataataaaaatcgaGGTCATCTAGACCATGTAAGTTAAATCTCTTTTCGTCTGTGAATATAACTTTTCTctactttttattcttcttattATAGAGTATATGACTATACTGCACAAAAAAATAAGATGAACTTCCTCGTTTATAATTTCACAGTGATATATAATTGTAACATTACACAAACAGCATTGTTAAATCTCATTTTAGAGCACTACAAACgctatttgaatatttaaatgaatattttgttaCGATAACTTAATAATCTTGTGGAACATGAAATGAAtgatatgtaaataaattacacaataataactattattgataaatattcaaatgaaatgagaaaatattttagtattttaatatttaataattattactaaatataaaaatttaatctttAGATTAAAAGATATTTGCTAGATTGTGCGGTTTTTTAAAGAGTCAAGTATATTCACGATTAATTCATGAATTATTGAATAttcaagaataaaaaattcaaaaatttgaaTAGTTCTAAATTATTGGTAGCGTGAGTAAAACTAGGTGTATGATGTTTTTCAAGGAATAATTAAGATTGAAATATTGCTTACAGGTTGAAGAAATGTATTCTTTAGCTAAGTTTAATTGTATTCgatcaattttcaaattaaattttctggaaaaaaaagattaaatgaaagaagaaaaaagggtCATATGAAACACGTTACTCTATATTTTTGACTTGTCGATTGTATCATGATTATCGGGACATCTTGTATAGCTCCGCTCAGTTGCGTTGAACATCTCGGCGTTTTATCAAATTTGGGAATgcgaagaataaaatatcatgGTTTATGACTGAAAACATCTTTTTTGCGATTACTCGGGTATTGTATGGAAATATCCAAGTGGACGTTTGTTCAACGTTCCTTTTCTGTTAAAATTTCCGTTTACAAagatatggtattacgtagtTTAAACGCGTGAATCTAACCTGATACAGTATTGGAAAACATCTCTTGTGTCTGTCAGTACAATGTTGTTGCGAACGTACAAGTGGGGATTAAACTGCCAATTTAAACAGCTTGCTCGTAATTTTGGAATATTAAAGGTAATCTCATTTCTTAAAACATTATTCCTAAAATCTATCTTTGCAATCTTTTGCAATATAaccaaaattttatttaaagcaTCAACCAGCTCTTGGATTTGAACATCATGTTGCTAAACTGCCGATAATACAACATGTTAGATGTAAATCTAACACTCCAATGAATACCATTATACTATTTGTTCCACAACAAGAGGTTTagaatcattattattatcttattattattatcttttacCAACTGAGaattcatttcaaatttcttttaataaatcttTTTAGGCATGGGTTGTTGAAAGAATGGGAAAGTTTCATAGGATTCTAAACCCAGGGTTAAACATTCTTACACCAATAAttgatagaattaaatatgTTCAGTGTCTCAAAGAAATAGCTATAGAAATACC
Encoded proteins:
- the LOC126874801 gene encoding lysoplasmalogenase-like protein TMEM86A isoform X3; amino-acid sequence: MSSPAQVLKSVGPKLVPFFKSVSVYFILLAEQPSLLTACFKCLPIISLIVFVLLHGISLSQEYRFSRRILTGLIFSCIGDALLVWPSCFTPGMCMFALAQIMYISAFGFIPLNIMLGTILYALCSLVIYALMPGLNGILVIGVPVYTVLLTTMAWRAISRVQFYKVQRKELWTWTKLCSCIGSICFLISDTLLGFHYFHTPLPYSQYFSGFYNVNVLCGSIGNSFERSWF
- the LOC126874801 gene encoding lysoplasmalogenase-like protein TMEM86A isoform X4 — encoded protein: MSSPAQVLKSVGPKLVPFFKSVSVYFILLAEQPSLLTACFKCLPIISLIVFVLLHGISLSQEYRFSRRILTGLIFSCIGDALLVWPSCFTPGMCMFALAQIMYISAFGFIPLNIMLGTILYALCSLVIYALMPGLNGILVIGVPVYTVLLTTMAWRAISRVQFYKELWTWTKLCSCIGSICFLISDTLLGFHYFHTPLPYSQYFSGFYNVNVLCGSIGNSFERSWF
- the LOC126874801 gene encoding lysoplasmalogenase-like protein TMEM86A isoform X2, with translation MSSPAQVLKSVGPKLVPFFKSVSVYFILLAEQPSLLTACFKCLPIISLIVFVLLHGISLSQEYRFSRRILTGLIFSCIGDALLVWPSCFTPGMCMFALAQIMYISAFGFIPLNIMLGTILYALCSLVIYALMPGLNGILVIGVPVYTVLLTTMAWRAISRVQFYKELWTWTKLCSCIGSICFLISDTLLGFHYFHTPLPYSQVSIMLTYYAAQLGIALSAVGSKNSNNNNNNVSNDKTDTAFVKG
- the LOC126874801 gene encoding lysoplasmalogenase-like protein TMEM86A isoform X1, whose translation is MSSPAQVLKSVGPKLVPFFKSVSVYFILLAEQPSLLTACFKCLPIISLIVFVLLHGISLSQEYRFSRRILTGLIFSCIGDALLVWPSCFTPGMCMFALAQIMYISAFGFIPLNIMLGTILYALCSLVIYALMPGLNGILVIGVPVYTVLLTTMAWRAISRVQFYKVQRKELWTWTKLCSCIGSICFLISDTLLGFHYFHTPLPYSQVSIMLTYYAAQLGIALSAVGSKNSNNNNNNVSNDKTDTAFVKG